A single genomic interval of Ignavibacteriales bacterium harbors:
- the cas1 gene encoding type II CRISPR-associated endonuclease Cas1: MIKRTLYFGNPAYLSRKDEQLVIKLPEEKKVESEENNDNDEQEKNEKYKERLVQNTVPIEDIGIVILDNQQTTLTQGLIAGLLENNAALITCDNTHHPTGMLLTLSGNNLQSEKFQEQIESSIPLRKQLWQQTITAKIINQASLLKRKKVPVNNMLLWAKKVRSGDPDNYEGRAAAYYWGNLFPKELEFKRDRYGMPPNNLLNYGYAILRAIIARSLVASGLLPTLGIHHHNKYNSYCLADDIMEPFRPFVDEIVCALVENGEDFYELTPSIKKQLLEIATKEIIINGEKSPLMVGAQRTTSSLSKCYAGELRKIYYPELK; encoded by the coding sequence ATGATTAAACGGACATTATACTTCGGCAATCCGGCTTATCTAAGCAGAAAGGATGAGCAACTTGTAATAAAATTACCTGAAGAAAAGAAAGTTGAGTCGGAAGAAAATAATGATAATGATGAACAAGAGAAAAATGAGAAATATAAAGAGAGGTTGGTTCAAAATACTGTACCCATAGAGGATATTGGAATTGTAATTCTTGATAATCAACAGACAACACTTACACAAGGACTTATTGCCGGACTACTTGAAAATAATGCTGCCTTAATTACCTGCGATAACACTCATCATCCAACCGGAATGCTGCTGACGTTATCAGGAAATAATTTACAAAGTGAAAAGTTTCAGGAGCAGATAGAATCATCAATACCTTTAAGAAAACAATTATGGCAGCAGACCATTACTGCTAAAATAATAAACCAGGCTTCATTATTAAAAAGAAAAAAGGTTCCAGTAAACAATATGTTATTATGGGCAAAGAAGGTACGCTCTGGTGATCCAGATAATTATGAAGGCAGGGCTGCCGCTTATTACTGGGGTAATTTGTTTCCAAAAGAATTAGAATTTAAACGGGATAGATACGGAATGCCGCCGAATAACCTGCTTAATTACGGCTACGCAATTTTAAGGGCTATTATTGCACGTTCATTAGTTGCATCAGGATTATTGCCTACACTTGGCATTCATCATCATAACAAATATAATTCTTATTGTCTTGCAGATGATATAATGGAACCGTTCAGACCTTTTGTTGATGAAATTGTTTGTGCTTTGGTTGAGAACGGAGAGGATTTTTATGAGCTTACTCCTTCTATAAAAAAGCAGCTATTGGAAATTGCCACAAAAGAAATAATTATAAACGGTGAGAAAAGTCCTCTGATGGTTGGAGCTCAACGCACAACATCATCTCTTTCTAAATGTTATGCCGGTGAGCTTAGAAAAATATATTACCCGGAACTTAAATAA
- the cas2 gene encoding CRISPR-associated endonuclease Cas2 — protein MRFNEYRIMWVLVFYDLPTETKQERKAFTHFRKEIMRDGFTMFQFSIYIRHCSSRENMKVHVKRIKSLLPEKGHVGILSITDKQFGMMEIFYGKNKGGGFIEPHQLELF, from the coding sequence ATGCGATTTAACGAATATAGAATAATGTGGGTATTAGTTTTTTACGATCTGCCGACCGAAACTAAACAGGAAAGAAAAGCCTTTACGCATTTTAGAAAAGAAATTATGCGGGATGGTTTTACAATGTTCCAGTTTTCAATTTATATAAGGCATTGTTCCAGCCGCGAAAATATGAAGGTACATGTTAAACGTATAAAAAGCCTTTTACCGGAAAAAGGGCATGTTGGCATATTAAGCATAACCGATAAACAATTTGGAATGATGGAAATTTTTTATGGTAAAAATAAAGGGGGTGGATTTATAGAACCTCATCAGCTTGAACTTTTTTAA
- the tnpA gene encoding IS200/IS605 family transposase, with translation MSLHSYSKCWLHLIWGTLNREKFLLTSEIRKKVSGYLNEYCSLKNIYIKKNYVNSEHVHALINLPTNLSIEEVLHLIKGSSSHWINENGLIKSKFFWSRGYAALSVSESNVEKTTKYIMNQAVHHKLKTYTEEYESFIKAYGLEYFKEEKK, from the coding sequence ATGTCATTACACTCTTATTCAAAATGCTGGCTTCATTTAATATGGGGAACATTAAACAGAGAAAAGTTTTTACTTACAAGCGAAATAAGAAAGAAAGTATCAGGATATTTAAATGAATATTGTTCCTTGAAAAATATTTATATTAAAAAGAACTATGTTAATAGCGAACATGTACATGCATTAATTAACCTTCCGACAAATCTTTCCATAGAAGAAGTATTGCATTTAATTAAAGGTAGTTCGTCTCATTGGATTAATGAGAACGGATTAATAAAATCAAAATTCTTTTGGAGCCGTGGTTATGCAGCATTATCAGTATCGGAATCGAACGTAGAAAAAACAACAAAATATATTATGAATCAGGCAGTGCATCATAAACTTAAGACTTATACAGAAGAATACGAATCATTCATAAAAGCTTACGGGCTTGAATATTTTAAAGAAGAAAAAAAATAA